The following proteins come from a genomic window of Gimesia chilikensis:
- a CDS encoding SAM-dependent methyltransferase — MNPINSDFKTRQASSSESSDSESPVELASQQTPLFQPPPPTSGDSSKLDRWLMRTMLEKAGNPEVEVVLWDGSVITTATTPVSVRAHIRNRSTLYKLIFDPSLYFGDGYSLGTIEVEGGLVEFNEAIDQGTHKVDTQGFYRDRFRRSLGWLKRNTIDAARHNIHHHYDIGNDFYQLWLDEQLAYTCAYFPDPDDTLEAAQIAKMDHVCRKVGLKPGGSVVEAGCGWGALAIHMAKHYGVNVRAFNISREQLAYARERARREGLEKQVEFVEDDWRNITGSYDSFVSVGMLEHVGLKNYEELGRVIARCQRPHGRGLIHSIGCNSPRVLDSWTTKRIFPGAHVPSLSEFMRIFEPQKFSVLDVENIRLHYARTLEHWLERYEQNIDQVRDMFDETFIRTWRLYLSASVAAFRSGSLQLFQVVFTNGANNEIPWTRAGLYQERESGSVEG; from the coding sequence GTGAATCCAATCAACTCTGATTTTAAGACCAGGCAAGCTTCCTCAAGTGAGTCGAGTGATTCTGAAAGTCCAGTAGAACTGGCTTCTCAACAGACTCCGTTGTTTCAACCCCCTCCCCCTACCAGCGGTGACTCTTCAAAACTGGACCGCTGGCTGATGCGGACCATGCTCGAAAAAGCCGGGAATCCGGAAGTCGAAGTGGTCTTGTGGGACGGCAGTGTCATCACTACGGCGACAACCCCCGTTTCGGTTCGCGCCCATATTCGCAATCGCAGTACATTGTACAAGCTGATATTCGATCCGAGTTTGTATTTCGGAGACGGCTATTCACTGGGAACCATCGAGGTCGAGGGGGGACTGGTCGAATTTAATGAAGCGATTGACCAGGGCACTCACAAAGTCGATACGCAGGGATTCTATCGAGACCGATTTCGCAGAAGTCTGGGCTGGTTGAAACGAAACACCATCGATGCCGCCCGGCACAACATTCACCATCACTACGATATCGGCAATGACTTCTATCAGCTCTGGCTCGACGAACAGTTGGCCTATACCTGTGCCTATTTTCCAGACCCCGACGATACACTCGAAGCGGCCCAGATCGCCAAAATGGATCATGTCTGTCGCAAAGTCGGATTAAAGCCGGGGGGCTCGGTTGTGGAAGCCGGCTGTGGCTGGGGCGCGCTGGCGATTCACATGGCGAAACATTATGGCGTGAATGTGCGTGCTTTCAATATTTCCCGCGAGCAACTTGCATATGCCCGCGAACGTGCCAGGCGCGAAGGGCTTGAAAAACAGGTTGAATTTGTCGAAGACGACTGGCGGAATATTACGGGTTCTTATGACTCGTTCGTTTCGGTTGGGATGCTGGAGCATGTCGGTTTGAAGAACTACGAAGAACTGGGACGCGTGATTGCCCGCTGTCAGCGTCCCCACGGACGTGGTCTGATTCATTCGATCGGTTGTAATTCGCCCCGGGTGCTCGACAGCTGGACGACCAAACGCATCTTCCCCGGTGCCCACGTTCCCAGTCTGAGTGAATTCATGCGGATCTTTGAGCCGCAGAAGTTTTCCGTACTCGATGTCGAAAACATCCGGCTGCATTATGCCCGGACGCTGGAGCACTGGCTGGAACGCTATGAGCAGAACATCGACCAGGTCCGCGATATGTTCGATGAAACCTTTATCCGTACCTGGCGACTTTATCTGTCGGCTTCGGTCGCTGCGTTCCGCTCCGGTTCGCTGCAGCTGTTTCAGGTGGTCTTTACGAATGGAGCCAATAACGAAATACCCTGGACCCGGGCCGGCCTGTATCAGGAGCGGGAGTCTGGTTCAGTAGAAGGATAG
- a CDS encoding DUF1559 domain-containing protein, with amino-acid sequence MSCPKPRRKGFTLIELLVVIAIIAILIALLLPAVQQAREAARRSTCKNNLKQLGLALHNYNETFGVLPYSVSHSGSCSGGSASTAGKVTLNHRGWLLLLPYLEQSSLYNKFNASLATGSYNPAGGTIVAPGASGNANDEVVSTIVKAFHCPSDATPEVYSTTSSTHYSISPGNSSLLGVFTNYDFSTNSEYTTCTNWGSLGVSSRPMFGFNGCAKFRDVTDGMSNTVAVVETTRLVANGEGTAWGFAKWVGNGTNFAGANINTWYSTGPIGNLASWGYSGSLHTGGCHVLLGDGAVRFISENIDATTRVYLSYIADGKVLGEF; translated from the coding sequence GTGTCCTGTCCCAAACCACGCCGTAAAGGATTTACGCTGATCGAACTGCTGGTGGTGATTGCCATCATCGCTATCCTGATTGCGCTCCTGCTGCCCGCTGTTCAGCAGGCACGTGAAGCAGCACGACGCTCAACCTGTAAGAACAATCTCAAACAACTGGGACTGGCACTGCATAACTACAACGAAACGTTTGGGGTACTGCCTTACTCTGTTTCTCACTCTGGTTCATGCAGCGGGGGTTCTGCCAGCACAGCCGGTAAAGTCACCCTGAATCACCGCGGCTGGTTACTGCTGCTGCCCTATCTGGAACAGAGCTCCTTGTACAATAAGTTCAACGCCAGTCTGGCTACGGGTTCCTACAACCCCGCCGGCGGTACGATTGTCGCTCCCGGTGCTTCTGGAAATGCCAATGACGAAGTCGTCTCGACCATCGTTAAGGCTTTCCATTGTCCCTCCGACGCGACCCCCGAAGTCTACAGCACGACTTCCAGCACTCACTACTCAATTTCTCCCGGAAACTCATCCCTGCTGGGTGTCTTCACCAACTATGATTTCAGCACCAACAGTGAATACACTACCTGCACCAACTGGGGTTCTCTGGGAGTCTCCTCACGTCCCATGTTTGGCTTTAATGGCTGTGCGAAATTCCGTGATGTCACCGACGGCATGAGTAACACGGTCGCAGTCGTCGAGACCACACGTCTGGTTGCCAACGGTGAAGGAACCGCCTGGGGCTTCGCGAAATGGGTTGGCAATGGTACCAACTTCGCGGGAGCCAACATCAACACCTGGTACTCCACCGGCCCCATTGGAAATCTCGCATCCTGGGGTTACTCGGGAAGCCTCCACACGGGCGGATGTCATGTTCTGCTCGGCGATGGCGCCGTTCGCTTCATCAGCGAAAACATTGACGCCACCACCCGTGTCTATCTCTCGTACATCGCCGATGGAAAAGTACTCGGCGAATTCTAA
- a CDS encoding alpha/beta hydrolase yields MQRLLLSLAAALTLMTSTALAADQPKPTYADVSYGPYKMDKLDFWEAKGEGPRPLLVYIHGGGWIGGDKARLPGNIKTFLDKGISYAAVNYRLTGEAPLPAPVHDAARAIQFLRHKAKEWNINKNKIALTGGSAGACTSMWLLCHDDMADPKAKDPVLRESTRVTAAAVGGGQTSIDPKVIEPWLGPNVLKHAMIYKSVGGKSMQEVMDNYEKHAALYKEFSPYNHVTADDPPLLMTYGNNMKLPSENAGHGIHHPVYGVKMKEKADKAGMECHLLIPGVSQSEKYKNTNDFLIDKLTGDDS; encoded by the coding sequence ATGCAACGCCTGTTACTCTCGCTCGCTGCGGCTTTGACACTGATGACATCAACGGCCCTGGCGGCAGATCAGCCGAAACCGACCTATGCTGATGTTTCCTACGGTCCCTACAAAATGGACAAGCTTGACTTCTGGGAAGCCAAAGGGGAAGGACCGCGACCGCTGCTGGTTTACATCCACGGAGGTGGCTGGATCGGTGGTGACAAAGCCCGTCTGCCCGGTAATATCAAAACGTTTCTGGACAAAGGCATTTCCTACGCAGCAGTGAATTACCGTCTGACGGGGGAAGCACCGCTGCCTGCTCCCGTACATGATGCGGCGCGTGCGATTCAGTTCCTGCGGCACAAAGCCAAAGAGTGGAACATCAACAAGAATAAAATTGCTCTGACCGGGGGCAGCGCCGGCGCCTGCACATCCATGTGGCTCCTCTGTCATGACGACATGGCCGACCCCAAAGCAAAAGACCCGGTCCTGCGTGAATCAACGCGGGTCACCGCAGCAGCCGTTGGCGGGGGCCAGACTTCCATCGATCCCAAGGTCATCGAACCCTGGCTCGGTCCGAACGTGCTCAAGCATGCCATGATTTACAAATCAGTGGGTGGTAAAAGCATGCAGGAAGTCATGGACAACTACGAAAAGCACGCAGCCCTGTACAAGGAATTCTCTCCCTACAACCACGTGACCGCCGACGATCCACCACTGCTGATGACGTACGGCAACAACATGAAACTCCCTTCAGAAAACGCCGGCCACGGAATCCATCACCCGGTCTACGGTGTCAAAATGAAAGAGAAAGCCGATAAGGCGGGCATGGAATGTCATCTCCTGATTCCCGGTGTTTCGCAATCAGAGAAATATAAAAACACGAATGACTTCCTGATCGATAAACTCACAGGCGATGATTCGTAA
- a CDS encoding NAD(P)/FAD-dependent oxidoreductase yields the protein MSETDSCDVLIVGGGPGGSSCAWGLRESGLDVLILDKATFPRDKVCAGWITPAVAELLELDLKDYSHGHVLQPISRFRTGLIGGSTLHTEYPETVSYGIRRCEFDHYLLQRCGARARLGESFQSLERTADGWLVNGNLSAKMVIGAGGHFCPVAREINDKHAGDHSVVLAQETEVQLTPEQQQRCRVQPDTPELYFCRDFKGYAWCFLKDGYLNVGIGREGEKQLSTARDEFTEYLDREQRVPRDILGKFKGHAYRLYGLQKRTIIDDALLLIGDAAGLASPQSGEGIRPAIESGLMAADVLQNCQPNFDKGQLQIYQDRLLERFGPWPDEPAHSMLPDVFRQFLGRQLMGTQWFTRKVLLNRWFLQQHLPPLVRS from the coding sequence GTGTCAGAGACAGACAGCTGTGATGTACTGATTGTGGGCGGAGGTCCGGGCGGTTCATCCTGTGCCTGGGGGCTTCGCGAGTCGGGGCTGGATGTGCTGATTCTCGACAAAGCGACATTTCCCCGGGACAAAGTCTGTGCCGGCTGGATCACCCCGGCTGTGGCAGAGCTGCTGGAACTCGATCTCAAGGATTATTCACACGGGCATGTTCTGCAGCCTATCAGTCGCTTTCGCACCGGTCTGATTGGGGGAAGCACGCTGCACACTGAGTACCCCGAAACGGTCAGCTACGGGATTCGTCGTTGCGAATTCGATCACTACCTGCTGCAGCGCTGTGGAGCCCGGGCCCGGCTGGGAGAGTCCTTTCAGTCCCTCGAACGGACAGCGGACGGCTGGCTGGTGAACGGGAATCTTTCTGCAAAAATGGTGATCGGTGCCGGAGGTCATTTCTGTCCGGTGGCGCGCGAGATCAACGACAAACATGCGGGCGATCATTCCGTGGTCCTGGCCCAGGAGACCGAAGTTCAACTCACTCCCGAACAACAGCAGCGGTGCCGCGTTCAGCCCGATACGCCGGAGCTTTATTTCTGTCGCGATTTCAAAGGCTATGCCTGGTGTTTTCTGAAGGACGGATATCTCAATGTAGGCATCGGTCGCGAAGGAGAGAAGCAACTCTCCACGGCCCGGGATGAGTTCACGGAGTACCTGGATCGGGAACAACGCGTTCCCAGGGACATCCTCGGAAAATTCAAAGGACACGCTTATCGCCTGTATGGTCTGCAGAAGCGCACAATCATTGACGACGCTCTGCTGCTGATCGGCGATGCCGCCGGCCTGGCATCACCACAAAGTGGCGAGGGAATTCGTCCGGCCATTGAATCGGGGCTGATGGCGGCAGATGTGCTGCAGAACTGTCAGCCGAATTTTGATAAAGGACAGCTACAGATCTATCAGGACCGACTGCTGGAACGATTCGGTCCCTGGCCGGATGAGCCTGCGCACAGCATGCTGCCCGATGTCTTCCGTCAGTTCCTGGGACGACAATTAATGGGAACCCAGTGGTTTACCCGCAAGGTGCTGCTGAATCGCTGGTTCCTGCAGCAGCATCTTCCCCCGCTGGTTCGCAGCTGA
- a CDS encoding FAD-dependent oxidoreductase, with translation MHRRRFLQQCGFYGSGIFSLGFLQAMQSRSAAATMPRELKADVVVIGAGLGGCAAALAACRNGASVILTEPTDWIGGQISQQAVPPDEHKWIESFGRTQSYAQLRALIRDYYKQHYPLTKKARQLENLNPGNGSVSRICHEPQVGVAALQSMLAPLISSGQLTLLVNTQPVSAACTGDRIESVECQIAGSGHPVTLNGTYFVDASEEGDLLPLTKTEYVLGAESQAQTGEPHAPETANPQNIQALTHCFAIDHREGEDHTIDRPAMYDFWKDHVPPLTPAWSGKILSLDYSHPRTLKPKALSFVPSGKESPAPRTKSLNLWLYRRMIDRSNFTPGSYASDITVVNWPQNDYMLGNITDVSPAEREKQLHAAKQLSLSLLYWLQTAAPRPDGGEGWPGLRLRKDIVGTEDGLAKYPYIRESRRIKAELTIKEQDLTYNERLNVQGKDQKPLLAKPFADSVGIGYYHLDLHPSTGGDNYIDMGSVPFQVPLGALIPERVENLIPGCKNIGTTHISNGCYRLHPVEWSIGEAAGALCAHALSSHSTPRQIRNTPQQLADFQQKLTGQGIELEWSQLS, from the coding sequence ATGCATCGACGACGTTTCCTGCAACAGTGTGGCTTTTACGGTTCCGGTATCTTCAGCCTTGGTTTTCTGCAGGCGATGCAGTCCCGTAGTGCCGCTGCCACGATGCCACGCGAACTGAAAGCAGATGTTGTCGTGATCGGCGCTGGTCTGGGAGGCTGTGCTGCCGCCCTCGCAGCTTGCCGCAACGGCGCGTCGGTGATTCTGACAGAACCCACCGACTGGATCGGCGGGCAGATTTCACAGCAGGCGGTCCCCCCCGATGAGCATAAGTGGATTGAGTCCTTTGGACGCACACAGAGCTACGCCCAGCTCCGGGCTCTGATCCGCGACTATTATAAACAGCACTACCCGCTGACGAAAAAAGCCCGCCAGCTGGAGAACCTGAATCCGGGCAACGGTTCGGTCTCCCGGATCTGCCATGAACCCCAGGTCGGCGTCGCAGCCCTGCAGTCCATGCTGGCACCACTGATCAGCAGTGGTCAGCTCACACTGCTCGTCAACACTCAGCCGGTGTCAGCAGCCTGCACAGGCGACCGCATTGAAAGCGTTGAATGTCAGATCGCAGGCAGTGGTCACCCCGTCACACTAAACGGCACTTACTTTGTCGATGCCAGCGAAGAAGGGGACCTGCTCCCGCTGACGAAAACGGAATACGTACTCGGTGCAGAATCGCAGGCGCAGACCGGCGAACCGCATGCCCCGGAAACAGCCAATCCGCAGAACATTCAAGCCCTCACTCACTGCTTTGCCATCGATCATCGGGAAGGGGAAGACCACACCATCGATCGGCCTGCAATGTATGATTTCTGGAAAGACCATGTGCCTCCACTCACACCCGCCTGGTCCGGTAAGATTCTTTCACTCGATTACTCACACCCGCGTACGCTCAAACCCAAAGCGCTCTCGTTTGTCCCCTCTGGAAAAGAGAGCCCTGCGCCCCGCACGAAATCACTCAATCTCTGGCTGTACCGCCGAATGATTGATCGCAGCAACTTCACTCCCGGTTCGTATGCCAGTGACATCACCGTCGTCAACTGGCCGCAGAACGACTATATGCTGGGGAACATTACCGACGTTAGCCCGGCAGAGCGGGAGAAACAGCTTCATGCCGCCAAACAGCTCAGCCTGTCACTTCTCTACTGGCTGCAGACCGCAGCTCCCCGCCCGGACGGCGGAGAAGGCTGGCCAGGCCTGCGTCTGCGGAAAGATATAGTGGGAACAGAAGACGGTCTGGCGAAGTATCCCTACATTCGCGAGTCCCGCCGCATCAAAGCGGAGCTGACCATCAAGGAACAGGACCTGACCTACAACGAACGTCTCAATGTGCAGGGCAAGGATCAAAAGCCGCTGCTGGCCAAGCCCTTCGCCGACTCGGTTGGCATCGGTTATTATCACCTGGACCTGCACCCCAGTACGGGGGGTGACAACTACATCGATATGGGAAGCGTGCCATTCCAGGTCCCACTGGGTGCGTTGATTCCGGAACGTGTCGAAAACCTGATTCCGGGTTGCAAAAACATTGGAACGACACATATCTCGAACGGCTGCTATCGTCTGCATCCCGTGGAATGGTCGATTGGCGAAGCAGCAGGCGCCCTCTGTGCCCACGCACTGTCGAGTCACTCGACACCACGTCAGATCAGAAACACGCCACAGCAACTGGCAGACTTCCAGCAAAAGCTGACCGGGCAGGGTATCGAACTTGAATGGTCCCAACTGAGTTAA
- a CDS encoding prolyl oligopeptidase family serine peptidase, whose translation MKQWFLSGLVLWSLLSTSLLQAGDETPEVTPARAQQLWQQIAPFFEPGSEFEGDLGDLKTPLKFYDGSPVKTKADWQKRRQEILKTWHTMMGEWPPVNEHPDVKTLKQEQKEGYTQYTVQFDIAPGHPNTGYLLIPDGAKPDHSRPAVLVVYYEPETGVGLKGENRDFARALAKRGFVTFSVGHDYSLYYPNREKAEIQPLSALAYGAANAFHVLANRSEVDPERIGVMGHSYGGKWSMFASCLYDKFACAAWSDGGIVFNEKRPSVNYWEPWYLGYEGPDFRKRGLPTKENPRTGLYKRLVKEGYDLHELHALMAPRPFLVSGGSEDPPSQWRALNHTIAVNEFLGYKNRVAMTNREKHSPNPESNEQIYRFFEYWLLQDQLDQQQ comes from the coding sequence ATGAAACAATGGTTTCTAAGTGGATTGGTGCTGTGGAGTCTGTTGAGTACATCTCTGCTGCAGGCCGGTGATGAGACGCCAGAAGTAACTCCCGCACGCGCCCAGCAACTCTGGCAGCAGATCGCTCCCTTTTTTGAACCCGGTTCGGAATTTGAAGGTGACCTGGGGGATTTGAAAACACCGCTGAAATTCTACGATGGCAGTCCGGTGAAAACCAAAGCGGACTGGCAGAAGCGTCGTCAGGAAATTCTCAAGACCTGGCACACAATGATGGGCGAATGGCCGCCCGTGAATGAACATCCCGATGTGAAAACTCTCAAGCAGGAACAGAAGGAAGGTTATACGCAGTACACGGTTCAGTTCGACATTGCTCCCGGGCATCCGAATACCGGTTACCTGTTGATTCCCGATGGTGCGAAGCCGGATCACAGTCGTCCGGCTGTGCTGGTGGTCTATTATGAACCGGAGACCGGTGTCGGCCTGAAAGGCGAAAATCGGGACTTTGCCCGGGCCCTGGCCAAACGGGGTTTCGTGACATTTTCTGTCGGCCATGACTATTCACTCTACTATCCCAATCGCGAGAAAGCGGAGATCCAGCCGCTGTCTGCATTGGCTTATGGAGCAGCGAATGCCTTTCATGTGCTGGCGAACCGCAGTGAAGTCGATCCCGAACGGATCGGAGTCATGGGGCACTCGTATGGCGGCAAGTGGTCGATGTTCGCTTCCTGCCTGTACGATAAATTCGCCTGTGCTGCCTGGTCGGACGGCGGGATCGTCTTCAATGAAAAGCGTCCCAGCGTGAATTACTGGGAACCCTGGTACCTGGGTTATGAAGGGCCCGATTTCCGCAAACGGGGGTTGCCGACCAAAGAGAATCCAAGAACCGGTCTGTATAAACGGCTCGTCAAAGAAGGCTACGATCTGCATGAACTGCATGCGTTGATGGCGCCACGTCCATTCCTGGTATCCGGCGGTTCGGAAGATCCTCCCAGTCAGTGGCGGGCGCTGAATCACACGATCGCAGTAAATGAATTCCTGGGATATAAAAACCGGGTCGCGATGACCAATCGTGAAAAGCATTCACCGAACCCGGAATCCAATGAGCAGATCTATCGCTTCTTCGAATACTGGCTGCTACAGGATCAACTGGATCAGCAGCAGTAA
- a CDS encoding carboxypeptidase-like regulatory domain-containing protein, which yields MAVRFFCILSLVCLTACGSSETKRDDLKTFPTWGTVTIKGKAVPGVSVVFFPDGQTNGQGGRGTTDESGQFMLRYQDGRDGVPPGNYRVLFEHFVMPDGSQVPESEFPADVGAINQLPHKFSDFGTSPFKATVPEGGTSDLEFDLK from the coding sequence ATGGCTGTAAGATTTTTTTGTATCCTGTCGTTAGTGTGCCTGACTGCCTGCGGCAGCTCAGAGACCAAGCGTGATGATTTAAAAACCTTTCCCACCTGGGGAACCGTAACGATTAAAGGCAAAGCGGTGCCGGGTGTCTCTGTGGTTTTCTTTCCCGATGGACAGACCAACGGGCAGGGGGGACGAGGCACCACCGATGAGTCAGGCCAGTTCATGCTCCGCTACCAGGACGGCCGCGATGGCGTACCTCCCGGAAACTACCGCGTGCTGTTTGAACATTTCGTGATGCCCGATGGTTCCCAGGTTCCCGAAAGCGAATTCCCTGCAGACGTCGGTGCCATCAATCAACTGCCCCACAAGTTCAGTGACTTCGGCACCTCGCCTTTCAAGGCAACCGTTCCGGAAGGGGGCACATCAGATCTGGAATTCGATCTGAAATAA
- a CDS encoding HdeD family acid-resistance protein yields the protein MSTTTPPVIKNFKMTGIILCVLGVISLITPAVAGTAVVLVIGSLLLFGGFLYLFQTSQAGDTSGKMMHIILGILMILGGFGIISHPLFGLSFLTWMMAMFFLFEGTWKVLMSFSLKPAAGWGQVLFSGIISLLLGGLISAEWPLSGLWAVGTLLGVDLLMTGFFLINVGSLPGMPGQDPSATPQDTETPQ from the coding sequence ATGTCGACCACTACTCCACCCGTCATCAAAAACTTCAAAATGACTGGAATCATTCTCTGTGTGCTCGGGGTGATTTCTCTGATCACACCCGCTGTAGCTGGGACTGCGGTTGTGCTGGTGATTGGATCCCTGCTGCTGTTTGGAGGGTTTCTCTACCTGTTTCAGACATCACAGGCCGGTGACACTTCTGGCAAAATGATGCACATCATCCTGGGGATTCTGATGATCCTCGGCGGCTTTGGTATCATCAGTCATCCCCTGTTCGGGTTGTCGTTCCTGACATGGATGATGGCGATGTTCTTCCTGTTTGAAGGGACCTGGAAGGTTCTGATGTCCTTCAGTCTCAAACCCGCTGCCGGTTGGGGACAGGTACTGTTCAGCGGAATTATCTCGCTGCTGCTGGGGGGACTGATCTCGGCTGAGTGGCCTCTCTCCGGACTTTGGGCCGTAGGGACCCTGCTCGGCGTCGACCTGTTGATGACCGGATTTTTCCTGATCAACGTGGGAAGTCTGCCGGGAATGCCTGGGCAGGATCCATCAGCGACTCCCCAGGATACAGAAACT
- a CDS encoding DUF1501 domain-containing protein — MLSIWGPEKKLCDRISRREILKIGALGLGGISLPQLLQAESAAGSSKRHKAVIMIYMCGAPSHQDMYDLKMDAPAEIRGEFRPIDTRVPGFQICEHLPRLGNIAEKIIPLRSVYGSPNGAHDSFICYTGRTTRNQPAGGWPSIGSVVSKIQGSADPAVPPFVGLAPDTGHPPYGSPGLPGFLGVSHSAFRPSGPSRKNMVLNGIDEARLNDRKQLLATFDQFKRDADASGSMQGMDDMNQQVFNILTSNRLVNALDLSQEDPAVRERYGKGDPKNYGDGAPRNLEHFLMARRLVEAGARIVTLNFGRWDFHSNNFGGLKNTHLPQFDQGLATLIEDLHERGMADDVAVVAWGEFGRTPKINKDGGRDHWPAVGAGLLAGGGFKTGQVIGATDRLGAQVADRPIHFGEVFATLYRHLGIDFHGTTIPDLAGRPQYLVDDYEPLHEVL; from the coding sequence ATGCTGTCTATCTGGGGACCGGAAAAGAAGCTCTGCGATCGTATTTCCCGTCGGGAAATCCTGAAAATCGGTGCGCTGGGACTGGGTGGCATCAGTCTGCCTCAACTTCTCCAGGCAGAATCCGCAGCAGGCAGCAGTAAACGACACAAAGCCGTCATCATGATTTACATGTGCGGCGCACCTTCGCATCAGGATATGTACGACCTGAAGATGGACGCCCCCGCGGAAATCCGCGGCGAATTCCGTCCCATCGACACCCGCGTCCCCGGCTTCCAGATCTGTGAGCATCTGCCACGTTTAGGTAATATCGCCGAGAAGATCATTCCCCTGCGTTCGGTCTATGGTTCTCCCAATGGCGCTCACGATTCATTCATCTGTTACACCGGTCGTACGACTCGGAACCAGCCGGCGGGCGGATGGCCGTCTATCGGTTCGGTCGTCTCCAAAATTCAAGGCTCCGCTGATCCTGCTGTGCCTCCCTTCGTAGGGCTCGCCCCCGATACAGGGCATCCCCCTTACGGCTCTCCGGGGCTTCCCGGATTCCTCGGCGTGAGCCATTCCGCTTTCCGGCCTTCAGGTCCTTCGCGTAAGAACATGGTCCTGAATGGCATTGATGAAGCACGACTGAACGATCGCAAACAGCTGCTGGCCACCTTCGATCAATTCAAACGCGATGCCGATGCCAGCGGCTCGATGCAGGGGATGGATGACATGAACCAGCAGGTGTTCAACATCCTGACTTCCAATCGACTGGTCAACGCCCTCGATCTTTCCCAGGAAGATCCTGCCGTCCGGGAACGCTACGGAAAAGGCGATCCTAAAAACTACGGCGATGGCGCACCGCGTAACCTGGAACACTTCCTGATGGCCCGCCGCCTGGTGGAAGCTGGTGCCCGAATCGTAACCTTGAACTTCGGTCGCTGGGATTTCCACAGCAACAACTTTGGCGGTCTGAAAAACACTCACCTGCCACAATTCGACCAGGGTCTGGCCACACTCATCGAAGACCTGCACGAGCGGGGCATGGCCGACGATGTCGCCGTGGTCGCCTGGGGCGAATTCGGACGAACTCCCAAGATCAACAAAGATGGCGGCCGCGATCACTGGCCGGCCGTTGGAGCAGGCCTGCTTGCCGGAGGCGGTTTCAAGACCGGTCAGGTCATCGGCGCCACCGATCGTCTGGGAGCCCAAGTAGCAGACCGTCCGATCCACTTCGGTGAAGTCTTTGCCACGCTCTACCGCCACCTGGGCATTGATTTCCACGGTACTACCATCCCCGACCTCGCCGGACGTCCACAATACCTGGTCGACGACTACGAGCCACTGCACGAAGTGCTCTAG